A region of Natribaculum luteum DNA encodes the following proteins:
- a CDS encoding NAD(+)/NADH kinase, with the protein MDVDVGIVAQRDNERAQRLAATLLETLAGDEVSITVDEETGTAIGAPSVPIAEMGSADLVVSIGGDGTFLFVAREAGDAPLIGVNLGEVGFLNAVSPDDAVDAVGDLVDTLRAGGDVDGAEVNRLHASGTDWALEPALNEVVVHGPRRGHGGGADIDVRVDGESYATGHADGVLVATPTGSTAYNLSEGGPLVRPTVDALVVTQMCADDSMPPLVVDADSEITLHVSGADVGWAISDGRNRRELEPPATVTVTVADDPVTLAGPRANFFDALEKLE; encoded by the coding sequence ATGGACGTGGACGTCGGGATCGTCGCCCAGCGCGACAACGAGCGGGCACAGAGACTCGCCGCGACCCTCCTCGAGACGCTCGCAGGCGACGAGGTGAGCATAACGGTCGACGAAGAGACGGGAACTGCCATCGGCGCACCCAGCGTGCCGATCGCCGAGATGGGATCGGCCGACCTCGTCGTGAGTATCGGCGGCGACGGCACCTTCCTCTTCGTCGCGCGCGAGGCAGGCGACGCACCGCTCATCGGCGTCAACCTCGGCGAAGTCGGCTTCCTCAACGCCGTCTCGCCGGACGACGCCGTCGACGCCGTCGGCGACCTGGTCGATACCCTCCGCGCTGGCGGCGACGTCGACGGCGCCGAGGTCAACCGCCTGCACGCCAGCGGTACGGACTGGGCCCTCGAGCCGGCGCTCAACGAGGTCGTCGTCCACGGCCCCCGACGCGGACACGGCGGCGGTGCCGACATCGACGTCCGCGTCGACGGCGAATCCTACGCGACGGGTCACGCCGACGGTGTCCTCGTCGCGACGCCGACCGGTTCGACCGCCTACAACCTGAGCGAGGGTGGCCCACTCGTCCGACCGACGGTCGACGCCCTCGTCGTCACGCAGATGTGTGCCGACGACTCGATGCCTCCGCTGGTCGTCGACGCAGACAGCGAGATCACGCTCCACGTCTCCGGAGCCGACGTCGGCTGGGCCATCAGCGACGGTCGCAACAGACGGGAACTCGAGCCGCCGGCGACCGTCACGGTAACCGTCGCCGACGACCCCGTCACGCTCGCCGGCCCGCGGGCGAACTTCTTCGACGCGCTCGAGAAACTCGAGTGA
- a CDS encoding amphi-Trp domain-containing protein gives MADRTQSKETMTRSELAAYLSDLAAEFERGEEELAVDVGNKTVTLNPPEQVDCDVEVVERSSVLRGNRETIAIELSWKR, from the coding sequence ATGGCAGATCGGACGCAATCGAAAGAGACGATGACGCGTTCGGAGCTGGCAGCGTACCTCTCGGACCTCGCGGCGGAGTTCGAACGCGGCGAGGAGGAACTCGCGGTCGACGTCGGGAACAAGACCGTGACGTTGAACCCACCGGAGCAGGTCGACTGCGACGTCGAAGTCGTCGAGCGATCGTCGGTCCTCCGTGGGAATCGGGAGACGATCGCTATCGAACTCAGCTGGAAACGCTGA
- a CDS encoding universal stress protein, protein MYETILFPTDGSDHASAVAEHAIDVAKTRDATLHVLSVVDDRAFLVLDDERVDAVREDLRERALEAVDEAVTTAQGHGVEATSAVETGNPAECIVDYAAEHDVDLVVMGTSGDEYERNVVGSVSQRVVQTSPVPVLTVGTDA, encoded by the coding sequence ATGTACGAGACGATCCTCTTTCCGACGGACGGGAGCGACCACGCAAGTGCGGTCGCAGAGCACGCGATCGACGTCGCGAAGACCCGAGACGCGACGCTGCACGTCCTCTCGGTCGTCGACGACCGGGCGTTTCTGGTCCTCGACGACGAGCGTGTCGACGCGGTCCGCGAGGACCTCCGAGAGCGCGCGCTCGAGGCAGTCGACGAGGCCGTCACAACCGCACAGGGCCACGGCGTCGAGGCGACGTCGGCAGTCGAGACGGGCAACCCGGCCGAGTGCATCGTCGACTACGCCGCCGAGCACGACGTCGATCTCGTCGTGATGGGAACGAGCGGTGACGAGTACGAACGAAACGTCGTCGGCAGCGTCTCCCAGCGCGTCGTCCAGACGTCACCCGTTCCCGTCTTGACCGTCGGGACCGACGCCTGA